One Leucoraja erinacea ecotype New England chromosome 3, Leri_hhj_1, whole genome shotgun sequence genomic window carries:
- the carnmt1 gene encoding carnosine N-methyltransferase isoform X3 translates to MENEQEQDDHCPMEEKEETKQEEEDEERLEKEHFWKIINAFKYYRIYAHERVTRSEKQFQSLPAAHQKLLPNFLPHVRKLRECIEHNYEILKEIINNCNHMFENKEYGFIDMESDLEGLKPASTFDMDKLKSTIKQFVRDWSEDGKSERDACYQPIIDEILKQFPQDEWNSSNLNILVPGAGLGRLAWEIARLGYSCQGNEWSLYMLFCSHFILNRCSGVNTMAIYPWIHQFSNNKRSADQIRPVYFPDVDSHSLPSYANFSMTAGDFQEIYTEPNSWDCVATCFFIDTAHNVVDYIETIWKILKLGGIWINLEIMITTALIP, encoded by the exons ATGGAGAATGAACAAGAACAAGACGACCACTGCCCcatggaggagaaggaggagacaaagcaggaggaggaggatgaggagcgGCTGGAGAAAGAGCACTTCTGGAAAATCATTAATGCTTTTAAATATTATAG GATATACGCTCATGAGAGGGTAACACGTTCCGAAAAGCAATTCCAATCACTTCCAGCAGCTCATCAGAAGCTGCTTCCTAATTTTCTTCCACATGTGAGAAAACTAAGAGAATGTATCGAACATAACTATGAAATTCTAAAAGAAATTATTAACAACTGCAATCATATGTTTGAAAATAAGGAATATGGATTCATTGACATGGAG TCTGACCTGGAAggattaaaaccagcatccacCTTTGATATGGACAAACTGAAATCCACTATTAAGCAGTTTGTTAGAGATTGGAGTGAAGATGGCAAGTCTGAGCGCGATGCTTGTTATCAACCAATCATTGACGAAATTTTAAAACAATTTCCTCAAGATGAATG GAATTCCTCTAATTTGAACATACTTGTACCAGGGGCAGGACTTGGAAGACTGGCCTGGGAGATTGCTCGACTAGGTTATAGTTGCCAGGGTAATGAATGGAGTCTGTATATGCTCTTCTGTTCACATTTTATACTCAACAG ATGTTCTGGAGTTAATACAATGGCAATCTATCCATGGATCCATCAATTTAGTAACAACAAGCGTTCAGCTGATCAGATTCGACCTGTCTATTTTCCTGATGTTGATTCGCACAGTCTACCATCTTATGCTAACTTTTCCATGACAGCGGGAGATTTTCAGGAGATATATACAGAACCAA ATTCATGGGATTGTGTAGCAACATGTTTTTTTATTGACACAGCCCATAATGTTGTTGACTACATTGAAACAATATGGAAGATTCTGAaacttggaggaatatggataaaTCTTG AAATCATGATCACAACTGCCTTGATTCCTTGA